TCTAGAAAGGTAAAGAGACTCCGGAGAGTCTCTTGCACAGGTGCTACGTGAAATAGTGTAGCAAGTAAAATCCCCCAGCACCATATGGGAGGGGGGTTTAGTAGTGTTGCAACTGCTTCTACTCTAGCAGGGTTTTTTAGAAATGCTCTCAAAAGAGTTGCACCCACCCCTGTAAAGTGTTAGAATATACACAACAAAAGCTGTCTAGGCCAATGAAGTATACAATAGCGGACTTGATGTCCGACTTTCCTACTGATGACTCCTGTTTGGATTGGTTGGTTAACTACCTTTACCCTCACGGAATATTCTGCATACAGTGTGATCGCTCAACTAAGCACACTCGGGTTAAAGGCCGCAAAACCTATGCTTGCCAGAGGTGCTCATGGCAGGTTAGCCCGATGAAGGGCACGATCTTTGAAAACACCCATGTCCCACTTAAGAGCTGGTTCCTCGCTATATACCTGATGGCCACCAATAAGGCCGGTACAAGCGCTAAGCAGATTGAGCGCGAGGTAGGCGTCAGCTATCCTACGGCCTGGAAGATGATGCACGATATACGCAGTCTGATGCAGCCTCCAGATAAGCAGTTGGCGGGTGAGGTTGAGATAGACGAAACATACCTTCATGCTAATACCTATAAAAGATCATCGGCTCGCAAGCGATACGGTTTTGACGCACGGCGTACAGGTGAAGTGGTCGTGGGCATGGTGGAGCGTGGAGGCGCAGTAAAGGTGTGGCACGTTAAAGCAGCGGGAGCAAGGGTGTTGCATCCGCTGATCGCTCGCAACGTCAGACAGGGTACACTTATTCATACTGACGGCTACATAGCCTACCGCTCACTGCCTCGTATGGGGTATCAGCACCGCTGGACTGAGCATGGTAAGGGTGAATACTACCGGGAGGATAGCTACACCCAGAATATCGAGAATGTGTGGTCTCATTTTAAGCGGGGCATCAAGGGGGTGTATCGGCATATTGGGCCGAAGTATGTACAGGCTTATGCCAATGAGTATGCTTGGCGGTATTCGAATCGCAAGCGTGCGAATA
This sequence is a window from Verrucomicrobiia bacterium. Protein-coding genes within it:
- a CDS encoding IS1595 family transposase, producing the protein MKGTIFENTHVPLKSWFLAIYLMATNKAGTSAKQIEREVGVSYPTAWKMMHDIRSLMQPPDKQLAGEVEIDETYLHANTYKRSSARKRYGFDARRTGEVVVGMVERGGAVKVWHVKAAGARVLHPLIARNVRQGTLIHTDGYIAYRSLPRMGYQHRWTEHGKGEYYREDSYTQNIENVWSHFKRGIKGVYRHIGPKYVQAYANEYAWRYSNRKRANMFWALMCRIDKR